A genome region from Erigeron canadensis isolate Cc75 chromosome 3, C_canadensis_v1, whole genome shotgun sequence includes the following:
- the LOC122593881 gene encoding disease resistance protein RPV1-like has product MESASTSSVEKSYIYDVFVSFRGKDLRTSFVDHLFEAFRRHGIIVFKDDKHIEVGQRISDELPKAIKDSKFHIVIFSQKYADSYWCLNELIEILECQNPEKERTLFPIFYHVKPSDVRDVKGPVGEAFSVHSANETAGRWRAAMEKAATLEGWELTKNGDGHEVPFIQKIVHAISQKPYFAKFGINDNLVGMATQVEKLLLSLQVGSDDFRVIGITGLGGMGKTTLASVVFHRIANQFDGKSFVENVRERSKDPKGLQDMQQQVLTSVFDDPKIKVSSDVEGRIMMKRRLPNIKVLVVLDDVNHGNQLEALAEPSWFRTGSRIIITSRDRQVLVAHGVESHNIHDVSTISDEDAIRLLSRYAFKTESPAQGYEKLSKEVLRYAAGLPLTIKTLSSSLYACSTVVWEDAIKRLETIPWDDTLKILEISYDALQKDHKDIFLYVACLLKGQRKKRATRILESLGFHAKSGLGVLEQKSLITFCDSHYAAADVYYYDEKYDAYDEDDDDDDKRLLDMHDHVEEMGMHIVRSMYPDEPGRHKLLWINHEIKTIVEKDMGTEAIRGIKLKQTDLHPAKLSQSLRKMRRLCFLHVGGPCFPQIGEPSDIDEFFLPSSLQYLYLFEYPYRYLPKTFQADRLVVMKMPRSHMHQLWKEGEKKVLPKLKLLDLRYSEVLETFDSAGMLPNLEELVLFGCEKLVEVNICDKCSRLKKLDLSHCTALEKLTISNECPSPLKSLNLYNTKLRSLNLGLTPNLEVLSVRVCKDLEELVMPDECRMLTKVFLLDIDKLRSLNLGMAPYLEVLSVQFCIELEELVMPVEFRMLTKLTLERIDKLRFNLGLAPNLEALRLSDCQEIYMPDELPKLRVLSIIDDDDYDDELSYVLEKFKSSTLEELHVKFENMKRLPVDDSIYMLKHHLRVLDLGWCENLEQLPEDLDRLECLEELTLMGCESLRSIPDCICNMTRLKTLDLSYCYKLKKLPDEFRRLQSLKELDVWWIADRLKNLPESISQLKHLVVSREIAGS; this is encoded by the exons ATGGAATCGGCTTCAACTTCATCGGTTGAAAAGAGTTACATATATGACGTTTTTGTAAGTTTCAGGGGCAAAGATTTACGTACCAGTTTTGTTGATCATCTTTTCGAAGCTTTTCGGAGACATGGCattattgttttcaaagatgataAACACATCGAGGTTGGACAAAGGATCAGCGACGAGCTCCCAAAAGCCATTAAAGATTCCAAGTTTCACATTGTTATTTTCTCCCAGAAGTATGCAGATTCTTACTGGTGCTTAAACGAGCTCATAGAGATCCTCGAGTGCCAAAACCCGGAGAAGGAGCGAACTCTTTTCCCAATATTTTATCATGTGAAACCCAGCGACGTCCGCGATGTAAAGGGGCCAGTTGGAGAGGCGTTTTCAGTGCACTCAGCGAACGAGACTGCTGGGAGATGGAGGGCTGCTATGGAAAAAGCAGCGACTCTGGAAGGGTGGGAGTTGACCAAGAACGGTGACGG GCATGAAGTTCCATTCATCCAAAAAATTGTTCACGCCATTTCACAAAAGCCATACTTCGCCAAGTTTGGTATTAATGATAACTTGGTGGGCATGGCGACCCAAGTAGAGAAATTACTTTTAAGTTTACAAGTTGGCTCTGATGACTTTCGGGTGATAGGAATCACCGGTCTGGGTGGTATGGGCAAGACGACTTTGGCAAGTGTAGTTTTTCACCGGATAGCCAATCAGTTTGATGGTAAAAGCTTTGTTGAGAATGTTCGAGAACGCTCAAAAGATCCTAAGGGTTTGCAGGATATGCAACAACAGGTCCTTACTTCTGTGTTTGACGATCCAAAGATTAAGGTGTCTAGTGATGTTGAGGGGCGTATTATGATGAAAAGGAGGTTGCCTAATATAAAAGTTCTTGTAGTTCTAGATGATGTGAATCATGGAAATCAACTTGAGGCGTTAGCAGAACCAAGTTGGTTTAGGACAGGAAGTAGAATCATCATTACATCAAGAGATAGGCAAGTGTTGGTAGCCCATGGAGTTGAGAGTCACAATATTCATGATGTTAGTACTATATCGGATGAAGATGCAATTCGTCTCCTTAGTAGGTATGCTTTTAAAACAGAGAGTCCAGCTCAGGGTTATGAAAAGTTATCTAAAGAGGTTTTACGCTATGCTGCTGGTCTTCCTTTAACCATCAAAACTTTAAGTTCGTCTCTGTATGCTTGTTCTACAGTTGTGTGGGAAGATGCCATCAAAAGACTAGAAACAATTCCATGGGATGATACCTTGAAAATATTGGAAATAAGCTATGATGCTCTACAGAAGGATCACAAAGACATATTCCTATATGTTGCTTGCCTCTTAAAGGGCCAAAGGAAGAAGAGAGCAACCAGAATTCTAGAAAGTTTAGGATTTCATGCTAAAAGTGGTTTAGGAGTTCTCGAGCAGAAATCCTTAATTACTTTCTGTGATAGTCATTATGCTGCTGCTGATGTTTATTATTACGATGAGAAATATGATGcttatgatgaagatgatgatgatgatgataaaaggTTGTTGGACATGCATGATCATGTGGAAGAAATGGGGATGCATATTGTGCGTAGCATGTATCCTGATGAGCCGGGGCGCCATAAGCTACTATGGATTAATCATGAAATTAAAACCATAGTAGAAAAAGACATG GGTACCGAAGCAATAAGAGGTATAAAACTGAAGCAAACGGATCTCCATCCAGCTAAACTTTCACAAAGTCTTAGAAAGATGAGAAGACTATGTTTTCTTCACGTAGGGGGGCCATGTTTTCCTCAGATAGGGGAGCCATCTGACATAGATGAATTTTTCCTTCCAAGTAGTTTACAATATCTATATTTGTTTGAATACCCTTATAGGTATTTACCTAAAACATTTCAAGCAGATAGGCTTGTTGTGATGAAAATGCCCCGGAGCCATATGCATCAACTCTGGAAAGAGGGAGAAAAAAAG GTTCTTCCCAAACTCAAGCTCCTTGACCTTCGTTATTCTGAAGTACTAGAAACATTTGACTCTGCTGGGATGCTTCCAAATCTTGAagaattagttctttttggatGTGAAAAGTTGGTAGAAGTCAACATTTGTGATAAATGTTCGCGGCTCAAGAAGCTAGACCTATCCCATTGTACAGCCTTAGAAAAACTCACCATTTCCAACGAATGTCCATCACCTCTGAAGTCCCTCAACCTTTACAATACTAAGTTACGTAGCTTGAACCTTGGTCTGACCCCTAATCTGGAGGTGTTGTCAGTTAGAGTTTGTAAAGACTTGGAAGAACTCGTCATGCCTGATGAATGTCGAATGCTCACTAAAGTCTTCCTCCTTGATATCGATAAGTTACGTAGCTTGAACCTTGGGATGGCCCCTTATCTGGAGGTGTTATCAGTTCAATTCTGTATAGAGTTGGAGGAACTCGTCATGCCTGTTGAATTTCGAATGCTCACTAAACTCACCCTTGAACGTATCGATAAGTTACGCTTCAACCTTGGGCTGGCCCCTAATCTGGAGGCGTTAAGACTTTCTGATTGTCAAGAAATCTATATGCCTGATGAACTTCCAAAGCTTAGAGTCCTCTCCATCatcgatgatgatgattatgatgatgaacttTCATATGTACTGGAGAAGTTTAAGAGTAGTACTCTGGAGGAGTTGCATGTGAAGTTTGAAAATATGAAGCGTCTTCCGGTAGATGATAGCATTTATATGTTGAAGCATCATCTCAGAGTACTTGACCTTGGTTGGTGTGAGAACCTAGAGCAGTTACCCGAGGATCTGGATAGATTGGAGTGTTTAGAGGAGTTAACCCTAATGGGTTGTGAATCCTTACGGAGTATTCCTGACTGCATCTGTAACATGACTCGTTTGAAAACATTGGATCTCTCATATTGCTATAAGCTTAAGAAACTGCCTGATGAGTTTCGACGTTTACAAAGTTTGAAAGAGTTGGACGTCTGGTGGATAGCTGATAGGTTAAAGAACCTTCCAGAGAGTATTTCCCAATTGAAACATCTTGTGGTTTCAAGGGAAATAGCTGGAAGCTAG